Part of the Oncorhynchus mykiss isolate Arlee chromosome 23, USDA_OmykA_1.1, whole genome shotgun sequence genome is shown below.
GCCACCTGAAGCCATCTCCATAGCCCTGCTTCTTCAGGACACTGCACATGAAAATCTCCAGAGGTCGTGCCTGCAGATCCTTCAACGACACGTTACCCTGGAGAAGAACAACAGGAACAAGCTGTTATAAAAGACCACTCCAGCAACTTCACCTTTTTTTCTGCTGAAAAACATTATCCCAAGTCTAAATATTGTAATGTACACACActtaaggttaaaaaaataataagaatGTTTTACCCACTTGTGCCATGtcatacagagcattcagaaactattcagacaccttgactttttccacattgttaggttacagccttattctaaaatgtattgaattattTGTTTTCCTCAggtttaaacatttttgcaaatttatataaaaataatacaaataataaacgtatttccataagtattcagaccctttgttatgagactcgaaattgagctcaggtgcatcctgtttccattgatcatccttgagatgtttctacaacttaattggagttcacctgtagtaaattcgatggattggacatgatttggaaagacacacacctgtctatataaagatcccacagttgacagtgcctgtcagagcaaaaaccaagccttgaggtcgaaggaaatgtccgtagagctccgagacaggattgtgtcaaggcacagatctggggaagggtaccaaaaaatgtctgcagcattgaaggtccccaagaacacagtggccaccatcattcgtaaatggaagaagtttggaaccaccaagactcttcctagagctggccgcccggcaaaactgagcaatcaggggagaagggcctcggtcagggaggtgaccaagaacccaatggttactctgactgagctccagagtttctctgtggagaagggagaaccttccagaaggacaaccatctctgcagcactccaccaatgaggcttttatggcagagtggccagaaggatgccagtcctcagtaaaaggcacatgacagcccgcttagagtttgccaaaaggcacctaaagagactgaccatgagaaacaagattctctggtctgacgaaaccaagattgaactctttggcctgaatgccaagcgtcacgtctggaggaaaactggcaccatccctatggtgaagcatggtggtggcagcatcatgctgtggggatgattttcagtggcagggactgagagactagccaggatcaagggaaagatgaacgtagcaaagcacagagagatgcttgatgaaaacctgttcaggagctcagactggggcagagattcaccttccaacaggacaatgaccctaagcacacaaccaagacaacgcaggagtggcttcaggacaagtctctgaatgtccttgagtggtccagccagagcccagacttgaacccgatcaaacatctctggagagacctgaaaataactgtgcagccaCACTCtccatccaccctgacagagcttgagaggatcttcagagaagaatgggagaaactccccaaatacaggtgtgccaagcttgtaatgtcatatccaagaagactggaggctgtgatcactgcttcaacaaagtactgagtaaagggtctgaatacttatacttaaaaaaaatatatatatatgaatttgcccacatttctaaaaacctgtttttgcttttgtcattatatggtattgtgtgtagcttgatgaggaaAGGCTCAGTGGAAGTGTGGGAAAAATGTTGagtggtctgaataccttccgaagggCACTGtgcctggaccacctattgagatggggcttttgttaagtaaatcaggtgatAAATGAGGTGAAAATAGACTGGAGTACCACTAACATTTTCTACAGCATATCTAAAGAACGTGAatactgtaccacacacacacacatcattcagacacacacacacgttagttGTGTTACACACTCATCTGAAatggactttaaaaaaaaaagataatgataatataataatgatacaAATTCCATAGGCTCCATCTATCTCTATGCTTACCTTTCCAGTGCATTGTCCATCGAGAACGAACGCCTCTCTCAGTCCCCCTTCACTGATGGCTTCAGGACGGTCTATCTTGTTACCCAGGACCAGCACAGGCACAGAGAGGATGGTCTCATCTGCTAACAgagcctgaacacacacacacacacacacacacaggaaagagGTTGAGTAATGAGACAGATGGGACAGTGAGAATGTTTGTTGTGTGTCCTGGTGTAACCTGCCTCAACTGGGCTGCCTCAACGGGTGGGTTTTGTGTATGCATTTTTCACAATGAATGTTGATAAATTAGGCCCATTGTGTGCAGTGGAAGTGACTTACATCAAGTTCGATCTTGGATTCTGTAAGGCGGTCGTGGTCGGCACAGTCAACCAGAAAGACAACTCCATTGATAGCCGGCAGGTAGTTCTTCCAAACTCTTCTAGCTGTGAAAGAGACAGAAGATGTAG
Proteins encoded:
- the LOC110515025 gene encoding GTP-binding protein SAR1b; this translates as MSFLFDWLYRGFSGVLQFLGLYKKSGKLVFLGLDNAGKTTLLHMLKDDRLGQHVPTLHPTSEELTIAGMTFTTFDLGGHVQARRVWKNYLPAINGVVFLVDCADHDRLTESKIELDALLADETILSVPVLVLGNKIDRPEAISEGGLREAFVLDGQCTGKGNVSLKDLQARPLEIFMCSVLKKQGYGDGFRWLAQYID